From the Flavimarina sp. Hel_I_48 genome, one window contains:
- a CDS encoding RrF2 family transcriptional regulator, with translation MLSKKTKYGIKALSYIARQQCDNQPVQIGAIAKSENISQKYLESIMLTLKKAGFLSSRKGKGGGYYLRREAQEIKMVEVMRTLEGPVAMLPCVSLNYYERCADCPEEEACSVYSLMIQVRDNTLKVLNNNTLADIIEKDTELS, from the coding sequence ATGCTTTCCAAAAAAACCAAATACGGTATTAAGGCCCTGAGTTACATTGCACGACAACAATGTGATAATCAACCTGTGCAAATAGGTGCAATTGCAAAAAGCGAAAATATCTCACAAAAGTATTTGGAAAGTATTATGCTCACCTTAAAAAAAGCCGGATTTCTAAGTAGCCGAAAAGGAAAAGGCGGGGGCTATTATTTACGACGGGAAGCTCAAGAAATAAAAATGGTCGAAGTCATGCGCACACTTGAAGGGCCAGTTGCAATGCTGCCGTGCGTGAGCCTTAATTATTATGAACGTTGTGCAGATTGTCCAGAAGAAGAAGCTTGTTCTGTATACAGTTTAATGATACAGGTCAGGGACAACACACTAAAAGTTTTAAATAATAACACCCTTGCAGATATTATAGAGAAAGACACAGAACTTTCTTGA
- a CDS encoding DUF2061 domain-containing protein: MILDQVLTARETNEKVSYKKDANSEKAVRSIAKSISWRIVGTIDTVLISWVVTGALTLAFSIGAIELVTKMVLYFFHERIWNTIKWGR; this comes from the coding sequence ATGATATTAGATCAAGTACTTACCGCCAGAGAAACGAATGAAAAAGTTTCTTATAAAAAGGATGCAAACTCAGAAAAAGCCGTGCGAAGTATTGCAAAATCAATCAGTTGGCGTATTGTGGGCACCATAGACACGGTACTTATCTCCTGGGTAGTTACCGGTGCGCTTACACTTGCTTTTAGCATAGGTGCCATAGAACTGGTGACTAAAATGGTACTGTACTTTTTTCACGAACGTATTTGGAATACCATAAAATGGGGCAGATAA
- a CDS encoding phosphoadenosine phosphosulfate reductase family protein, whose protein sequence is MKFTQENIKQFNESLRHQNPLDIAIWAIENAEKPVVTTNFRPYEAAILFVSAKAKKDIPVIWCDTGYNTPNTYRHAEEVIQLFDLNVDLYVPRQTAAHRDVVMGIPGIDDERHKLFTQQVKLEPFQRAMAAHKPDVWFTNLRKGQTAHRDNLDILSLSADGVLKVSPFYYYSDDDLDVFLTENKLPNEHKYFDPTKVLENRECGLHA, encoded by the coding sequence ATGAAATTCACACAAGAAAATATCAAGCAATTTAATGAAAGCCTTCGCCATCAAAATCCGCTGGATATTGCGATTTGGGCAATAGAAAATGCTGAAAAGCCTGTGGTAACGACCAATTTTCGACCTTACGAGGCGGCAATTTTATTTGTTTCGGCGAAAGCCAAAAAAGATATTCCGGTAATCTGGTGCGATACGGGTTACAATACGCCAAATACCTACCGGCACGCGGAAGAAGTGATTCAGCTCTTCGATTTAAATGTTGATTTGTACGTTCCCCGTCAAACTGCCGCGCACCGCGATGTGGTGATGGGAATTCCCGGTATTGATGATGAGAGGCATAAGCTTTTTACGCAGCAGGTAAAGCTGGAGCCTTTTCAAAGGGCCATGGCGGCACATAAACCTGACGTATGGTTTACGAATTTGCGTAAAGGGCAGACCGCGCACCGCGATAACCTGGATATACTGAGCCTGAGCGCAGATGGTGTTTTAAAGGTGAGTCCGTTTTATTATTATAGTGACGACGATCTTGATGTTTTCCTAACTGAAAATAAGTTACCTAACGAGCATAAATACTTTGATCCCACAAAAGTGTTAGAAAACAGGGAATGTGGCCTGCACGCTTAA
- the cysD gene encoding sulfate adenylyltransferase subunit CysD, which produces MSTILKPNALESESIYIFREVVAQFENPVLLFSGGKDSITLVRLAQKAFYPAPIPFPLLHVDTGHNFPETIAFRDKLVEELGLNLIVRHVQDAIDEGKVTEETGKYSSRNILQTTTLLDAIEEFKFDACIGGARRDEEKARAKERIFSVRDDFGQWDEKNQRPELFDLLNGKIEHGQNVRVFPISNWTELDVWNYIHTENIEIPSIYFSHPRKTFVRDGLIWSASEHVYKEEDEQVLERIVRFRTVGDMTCTAAVESEAETILQIVEEIKLSTISERGARIDDKRSEAAMEKRKQQGYF; this is translated from the coding sequence ATGAGTACTATTTTAAAGCCAAATGCCCTAGAAAGCGAGTCGATTTATATTTTTCGGGAAGTTGTCGCGCAGTTTGAAAACCCTGTGTTGCTTTTTTCTGGCGGTAAAGACAGCATTACCCTTGTACGGCTTGCGCAAAAGGCATTTTATCCCGCGCCTATTCCTTTTCCGTTACTGCATGTAGATACAGGGCATAATTTTCCAGAAACGATCGCTTTTCGCGATAAACTGGTAGAAGAACTTGGTTTGAACCTGATCGTTCGCCATGTACAGGACGCCATAGATGAAGGAAAAGTAACCGAAGAAACCGGAAAATATTCTAGTCGGAATATTTTACAGACCACGACGCTTCTTGATGCTATTGAAGAATTTAAATTCGATGCATGCATTGGCGGGGCACGTCGTGACGAAGAGAAAGCGCGTGCGAAAGAACGCATTTTTTCGGTGCGGGATGATTTTGGGCAATGGGATGAAAAAAACCAGCGCCCCGAGCTTTTTGACCTTTTAAATGGTAAAATAGAGCACGGTCAGAATGTTCGTGTTTTTCCTATTTCGAACTGGACCGAACTGGATGTATGGAACTACATCCACACAGAAAATATTGAAATCCCTTCTATATATTTTTCGCATCCGCGGAAGACATTCGTTCGTGACGGACTCATCTGGAGTGCTTCAGAACATGTGTACAAAGAGGAAGATGAGCAGGTGCTAGAGCGTATCGTTCGTTTTAGAACGGTAGGGGATATGACCTGTACCGCAGCAGTAGAATCTGAAGCGGAAACCATTCTCCAGATCGTTGAAGAGATAAAACTCAGCACCATTTCAGAACGTGGCGCGCGTATAGACGATAAACGTTCAGAAGCTGCCATGGAAAAAAGAAAGCAGCAGGGATACTTCTAG
- a CDS encoding sulfate adenylyltransferase subunit 1, with protein MDVLKIATAGSVDDGKSTLIGRLLYDTQSLTDDKLEAIERNSKRKGFDYLDFSLATDGLVAEREQGITIDVAHIYFSTRRRSYIIADTPGHVEYTRNMVTGASTAQASIILIDARKGVIEQTYRHFFINNLLRVKHIIVAVNKMDLVDYDQSVFDKIKADFEALNAKSSYVEQEITFVPISALKGDNVAKHSTEMPWYNGESILAHLEHLKPEVQQDSAMRFPVQTVIRPKKDEFHDYRGYAGKIYGNSLKVGDAITVLPSLTQSKIKSIQFFDKEYSEAVAGSSVTISLEDDINVARGDMFVKSDEVPQQSKELLASICWMDGKALVPGSKYEIQHNSNRILAKIDSIQGVVATDFSGDKTDAGKLTINEIGQVRLKLSKPLFHDSYEKNKAAGSFILIDTQSNTTAGVGFIN; from the coding sequence ATGGACGTTTTAAAAATAGCAACAGCAGGGAGTGTAGATGATGGCAAAAGCACCTTGATAGGCCGCCTGCTGTATGATACGCAGTCGCTTACAGACGATAAATTGGAGGCCATTGAACGCAACAGTAAGAGAAAAGGTTTTGATTATCTCGATTTTTCACTGGCTACAGATGGTTTGGTCGCTGAGCGCGAACAGGGAATCACCATTGATGTGGCGCACATTTATTTTTCGACCAGAAGGCGTAGTTATATCATCGCAGATACTCCCGGGCATGTGGAATACACCCGTAATATGGTCACCGGCGCTTCGACCGCACAAGCTTCTATTATTTTGATCGATGCGCGTAAAGGAGTCATCGAGCAGACGTATCGCCATTTTTTCATCAACAATCTGCTCCGCGTTAAACATATCATTGTAGCGGTGAATAAAATGGATTTGGTGGATTATGACCAATCCGTTTTTGATAAGATCAAAGCAGATTTTGAGGCTCTAAATGCTAAAAGCAGCTATGTGGAACAGGAAATAACTTTCGTCCCCATTAGTGCTTTAAAAGGGGATAACGTAGCTAAACATTCTACGGAAATGCCCTGGTATAACGGAGAAAGTATCCTTGCACATTTAGAACATCTAAAGCCTGAGGTGCAACAGGACAGTGCGATGCGTTTTCCTGTTCAAACTGTGATTCGGCCTAAAAAGGATGAGTTTCACGATTATCGCGGCTATGCTGGTAAAATCTATGGAAACAGCCTAAAAGTTGGCGATGCTATCACCGTTTTGCCTTCGCTCACACAATCTAAGATCAAAAGCATTCAATTCTTTGATAAGGAATATAGCGAAGCGGTCGCGGGTAGTTCTGTGACCATTTCCCTGGAAGACGATATCAATGTTGCCCGTGGCGATATGTTTGTAAAATCTGACGAAGTGCCACAGCAAAGTAAAGAATTGCTGGCTTCCATTTGCTGGATGGACGGTAAAGCGCTCGTTCCGGGCAGCAAATATGAAATTCAGCACAACAGCAACCGGATTCTGGCAAAAATTGATAGCATTCAGGGTGTTGTTGCAACCGATTTTTCAGGGGACAAAACGGATGCCGGCAAACTTACGATCAACGAAATTGGTCAGGTGCGCCTCAAGTTGAGCAAACCTCTTTTTCATGATTCGTATGAAAAGAACAAGGCAGCGGGATCTTTTATTCTAATAGATACCCAGAGCAATACCACCGCAGGCGTGGGATTTATCAATTGA
- a CDS encoding nitrite/sulfite reductase: protein MQSFRTEIENPVVERDILELEKKIHLFKEGKIDEERFRSLRLARGVYGQRQDGVQMIRIKLPYGKVSGDQLIRIADVADEYSTGKLHITTRQDIQIHYVSLDRTPELWAQLEKDDVTMREACGNTVRNITASETAGIDPQEPFDVSPYAHATFQFFLRNPICQEMGRKFKISFSATEEDTALSFMHDLGFIAKIKDGQKGFQVMLGGGLGSQPRQADLLYDFMPEDQLIPTVEGVLRIFDRLGERAKRLKARMKYLIKDLGKDAFMELVNEERKALSYKTYPIDVEAYESKLGMPTAGTPDVEINEKAFEVWKSTNVFPQKQKGLFAIGIKTKLGDFSTEKARKLADLVKKYAANELRLSLRQNILLRHIPESSLRFFYSELEKLDFANPGYNTTVDITACPGTDTCNLGIASSTGMADILEQTLLAEYPEYINNKDITIKISGCMNACGQHNMANIGFQGMSIRTPEKLVAPAVQVLLGGGVLGNGQGRFADKVIKMPSKRGPQALRNILDDFAENANGKDFLSYYDAQGQKYFYDILKPLSETDNLEPSDFVDWGNTDRYVQEVGIGECAGVVIDLVQTLLLEAKEKLALSIDSFEQQKWADSIYNTYTGLVNGAKALLVSENINTNTQANIIAEFDKTFGENPAIAGHKPFPALIYQIKENEPTKEFAETYLEEANAFFNRVDSYRKKQLSHAN from the coding sequence ATGCAAAGCTTCAGAACAGAAATAGAGAACCCAGTTGTAGAAAGAGATATTCTGGAGCTGGAAAAGAAAATTCACCTTTTTAAAGAAGGAAAGATTGATGAAGAGCGTTTCCGTAGTTTGCGTTTGGCACGCGGCGTTTATGGCCAGCGGCAGGACGGTGTACAAATGATACGTATCAAATTGCCATACGGTAAAGTTAGCGGCGATCAGCTCATACGCATTGCAGATGTTGCAGATGAATATTCTACCGGAAAACTGCACATAACCACCCGTCAGGATATTCAGATTCACTATGTGAGCCTGGATCGTACACCAGAACTTTGGGCGCAATTGGAAAAAGACGATGTTACCATGCGTGAAGCCTGTGGTAATACGGTGCGTAACATTACCGCAAGTGAAACCGCTGGTATAGATCCCCAGGAGCCGTTTGATGTTTCCCCTTATGCACACGCAACTTTTCAGTTTTTTCTACGGAATCCTATTTGTCAGGAAATGGGGAGAAAGTTCAAAATTTCGTTCTCTGCAACTGAAGAAGATACTGCACTTTCTTTTATGCACGATCTTGGCTTTATAGCGAAAATCAAGGATGGTCAAAAAGGTTTTCAGGTTATGCTGGGCGGTGGTCTGGGTTCCCAGCCTCGCCAGGCGGATCTGTTGTATGATTTTATGCCAGAAGATCAATTGATCCCCACGGTAGAAGGTGTACTTCGCATTTTTGATAGGTTGGGCGAACGTGCAAAACGTCTTAAGGCGCGCATGAAATACCTTATCAAAGATCTGGGGAAAGATGCTTTTATGGAGCTGGTCAATGAAGAGCGCAAAGCACTTTCCTATAAAACCTATCCCATAGATGTAGAAGCTTACGAATCTAAATTAGGGATGCCAACGGCAGGAACCCCTGACGTGGAAATTAATGAAAAAGCGTTTGAAGTTTGGAAAAGTACTAATGTATTTCCACAGAAACAGAAAGGTTTATTTGCTATCGGAATTAAGACGAAATTAGGCGATTTTTCTACCGAAAAAGCCCGAAAATTGGCTGATTTGGTCAAAAAATATGCAGCTAACGAGCTCCGACTTTCCCTTCGTCAGAATATTCTATTGCGTCATATTCCAGAATCGTCGCTGCGGTTTTTTTACAGCGAATTGGAAAAGCTTGATTTTGCTAATCCCGGTTATAATACTACGGTAGATATTACCGCCTGCCCGGGAACTGACACCTGCAACCTGGGGATTGCCAGCAGTACGGGGATGGCTGATATTCTTGAACAGACTTTGCTTGCAGAGTATCCTGAGTATATTAACAATAAAGATATCACCATTAAAATAAGCGGTTGCATGAATGCCTGTGGGCAACATAATATGGCTAATATCGGTTTTCAGGGCATGAGCATTCGCACTCCTGAAAAACTGGTTGCACCGGCAGTACAGGTTTTGCTGGGTGGTGGCGTTCTGGGCAATGGTCAGGGTCGTTTTGCCGATAAGGTAATTAAAATGCCCAGTAAACGTGGACCACAAGCCTTGCGCAATATCCTTGATGATTTTGCTGAAAATGCAAACGGAAAAGACTTTTTGTCCTATTACGATGCACAAGGACAGAAGTATTTTTATGATATATTAAAACCACTTTCTGAAACTGATAATTTAGAACCTTCAGACTTTGTAGATTGGGGGAATACAGACAGATATGTGCAGGAAGTAGGTATAGGAGAGTGCGCAGGGGTCGTTATTGATCTTGTACAAACATTACTTCTTGAAGCAAAAGAAAAACTGGCACTTTCCATAGATTCTTTTGAACAGCAGAAGTGGGCAGATAGTATTTACAATACGTACACGGGACTTGTAAATGGAGCCAAAGCGCTTCTGGTTTCTGAAAATATCAACACGAATACACAAGCCAATATCATTGCCGAATTTGATAAAACCTTCGGTGAAAATCCAGCGATCGCTGGACATAAGCCATTTCCTGCCTTAATTTATCAGATAAAGGAAAACGAACCTACAAAGGAGTTTGCGGAAACTTATTTAGAAGAAGCCAACGCTTTTTTTAATCGCGTAGATAGCTACCGAAAAAAACAATTGAGCCATGCCAACTAA
- the cobA gene encoding uroporphyrinogen-III C-methyltransferase, translating into MPTKTAKLTVVGAGPGDADLITLKAVKALQSADVVLYDALVNPELLDYASSAELIFVGKRKGCYAYQQEQINDLIVSRAHSHGHVVRLKGGDPFIFGRGAEEMETAAQEGIEVAMVPGISSSFAVPACQNIPLTKRGSSESFWVITGTTKEHKISGDVALAAQSSATVVILMGMSKLGEICNLFRASGKNDTAVAIIQNGTTLEEKIGVGKIDTIEHVVAENELSNPAIIVIGDVVNHRQQLADIEQQIAEKVA; encoded by the coding sequence ATGCCAACTAAAACAGCTAAACTTACCGTAGTGGGCGCGGGTCCCGGGGATGCAGATTTAATTACATTAAAGGCTGTAAAAGCCCTGCAGAGCGCAGATGTTGTACTTTATGACGCGCTGGTAAATCCAGAATTACTGGACTACGCCAGCAGTGCCGAACTCATTTTTGTGGGAAAACGCAAAGGATGTTACGCTTATCAGCAGGAGCAAATCAACGATCTAATCGTGAGCAGGGCACATTCACACGGGCATGTGGTACGCTTAAAGGGAGGTGATCCCTTTATTTTTGGCCGTGGTGCCGAAGAAATGGAAACCGCAGCGCAAGAAGGTATCGAGGTGGCCATGGTGCCAGGTATTTCATCATCTTTTGCAGTGCCTGCCTGTCAAAATATCCCACTTACAAAAAGGGGCAGTTCAGAAAGTTTTTGGGTAATTACCGGAACGACAAAAGAGCATAAAATTTCTGGTGATGTAGCACTTGCGGCTCAATCTAGCGCTACTGTTGTTATTCTTATGGGAATGAGTAAATTAGGTGAAATATGCAATTTATTCCGTGCAAGCGGTAAAAATGACACTGCGGTCGCTATAATCCAGAATGGAACGACTCTTGAGGAAAAGATTGGTGTGGGAAAGATAGATACAATAGAACATGTTGTTGCTGAAAATGAACTTTCAAATCCCGCGATCATAGTGATAGGTGATGTTGTGAACCACAGGCAACAGTTGGCAGACATTGAACAGCAAATCGCAGAAAAAGTAGCATAA
- a CDS encoding bifunctional precorrin-2 dehydrogenase/sirohydrochlorin ferrochelatase, with product MIGEERNTLYPVFLKVRNLQILIVGGGNVALEKLTFLLKSSPDAQVEMAAPFFREETIALASAHNVKITKKKYSPKMLKKRHIVIATTDSPRVNKRVYKGARKRYILANIADVPELCDFYMGGIVTKGHVKIAISTNGQSPTTAKRLRQFFEEVIPENIDDMVKNLNEYRKTIKGDFEQKVEALNEFTKGLVVPVTPKGGIFNTTVKNSNEKENTKSKSEV from the coding sequence ATGATAGGCGAAGAACGCAATACGTTATATCCCGTTTTTTTGAAAGTACGCAATCTTCAAATCCTTATTGTGGGTGGTGGAAATGTCGCCCTGGAAAAACTGACTTTTTTGCTCAAATCAAGCCCTGATGCACAAGTTGAAATGGCCGCGCCTTTTTTTAGGGAAGAAACCATTGCACTTGCCTCTGCGCATAATGTAAAAATTACCAAAAAGAAGTACAGTCCTAAAATGCTCAAAAAGCGTCATATTGTTATTGCTACGACAGATAGTCCAAGGGTGAATAAAAGAGTTTATAAAGGTGCAAGAAAGCGTTATATTCTAGCTAATATTGCTGATGTTCCCGAACTTTGTGACTTTTATATGGGTGGTATCGTGACTAAGGGACACGTGAAAATTGCAATATCAACAAACGGTCAGTCCCCCACCACGGCAAAACGCCTTCGGCAGTTTTTTGAGGAAGTAATTCCTGAAAATATTGACGATATGGTCAAAAATCTGAACGAATATAGAAAAACCATCAAGGGGGATTTTGAACAAAAAGTAGAAGCGCTCAACGAATTTACCAAAGGCCTGGTAGTCCCAGTAACCCCCAAAGGGGGAATTTTCAACACTACTGTTAAAAATAGTAATGAAAAAGAGAATACTAAATCTAAAAGCGAAGTATAA
- a CDS encoding NAD(P)/FAD-dependent oxidoreductase, translating into MIKTDILIIGAGPTGLFTVFEAGLLKLKCHIIDALAEPGGQLAEIYPKKPIYDIPGFPEVLAGDLVDNLMEQGKQFQPGFTLGERAQTIEKQDDGSFIVTTNKGTQHHAPVVAIAGGLGSFEPRKPPIPNIQKFEDKGVAYMIKDPEVYRDKKVVIAGGGDSALDWAIFLADVAEEVTLIHRRNEFRGALDSVEKVRELKLLGKINLITPAEVIGLAGSDKLEAIIVKQGEEELSLKADAFIPLFGLSPKLGPIAGWGLEIEKNAIKVDNTLDYQTNIPGVFAIGDVNTYPGKLKLILCGFHEATLMCQAAFQIINPGKRYVMKYTTVSGVDGFDGSRKEAEKAVVQSID; encoded by the coding sequence ATGATAAAGACAGATATTTTAATAATAGGAGCAGGGCCTACAGGGCTATTCACGGTATTTGAAGCAGGATTACTTAAATTAAAGTGCCATATTATCGATGCGCTTGCAGAGCCCGGAGGGCAGTTGGCAGAAATATACCCAAAAAAGCCTATTTATGATATTCCCGGTTTTCCGGAAGTATTAGCGGGTGACCTTGTTGATAATCTCATGGAGCAAGGAAAGCAGTTTCAGCCAGGTTTTACACTTGGGGAGCGCGCGCAGACTATTGAAAAACAAGACGACGGTAGTTTTATAGTTACAACAAATAAAGGTACACAGCACCATGCGCCCGTTGTTGCCATAGCCGGAGGATTGGGTAGTTTTGAACCCCGTAAGCCACCCATTCCAAATATCCAAAAATTTGAAGATAAGGGTGTAGCCTACATGATCAAAGATCCTGAGGTTTATCGCGATAAAAAAGTAGTGATTGCAGGTGGTGGGGATTCTGCTCTTGACTGGGCGATTTTCCTGGCAGATGTTGCTGAAGAAGTTACCTTGATCCATCGTAGAAACGAATTTAGGGGAGCGCTTGATTCCGTGGAGAAAGTCCGTGAACTCAAACTGCTGGGGAAAATAAACCTGATCACTCCTGCCGAAGTTATAGGTCTTGCAGGTTCTGACAAGTTGGAGGCCATTATCGTTAAGCAGGGTGAAGAAGAATTAAGTCTTAAGGCTGATGCTTTTATTCCATTGTTTGGACTTTCACCAAAATTAGGTCCTATTGCCGGCTGGGGTCTGGAAATTGAAAAGAACGCCATAAAAGTGGATAATACACTTGACTATCAGACTAACATTCCAGGTGTTTTCGCAATAGGTGATGTAAATACCTATCCGGGCAAATTAAAACTTATTTTATGTGGTTTTCATGAAGCAACGCTTATGTGTCAGGCGGCTTTTCAGATTATAAATCCGGGAAAACGTTACGTAATGAAATATACTACTGTCTCAGGTGTAGATGGTTTTGATGGCTCCCGTAAAGAAGCTGAAAAGGCAGTTGTACAAAGTATTGATTAA
- a CDS encoding response regulator, which yields MELRENFTDINLFLVDDQKITNFINMKIITMADICKNIHCYINPLQALEEIEEKNPQFVLLDLNMPEIDGWEFLERLQTYKTDTKVIILTSSTNNEDVQRAKTYNSVINYLIKPLDEKALKNALNLSEISKSA from the coding sequence ATGGAATTGAGAGAAAATTTTACAGATATAAACTTGTTCCTAGTTGATGATCAGAAAATAACCAATTTCATCAATATGAAGATTATTACAATGGCCGATATATGTAAAAATATCCATTGTTATATCAACCCATTACAAGCGCTTGAGGAAATTGAAGAGAAAAATCCTCAATTTGTCCTGCTTGACCTAAATATGCCAGAAATTGATGGCTGGGAGTTTTTGGAACGTTTGCAGACATACAAGACGGATACAAAAGTTATTATTCTTACTTCAAGCACGAATAATGAGGATGTGCAGCGTGCCAAAACGTATAATAGCGTCATCAATTATCTTATTAAACCCTTAGATGAAAAGGCGCTAAAAAATGCCTTAAATTTGTCCGAAATTTCGAAATCAGCATAA
- a CDS encoding carboxymuconolactone decarboxylase family protein: MALKNTNTENPSRFKIVEYEDASPRVQAIYDDTKKSLQLPFVLNWFKCQGNNATLLEGNWTKLKTTLVEGEVPSLLKHLILYNVSSKKKCNYCIQAHGAFADSMGKVLNDDASFRVSQNMDSDIIPKSYKTAITIVSKAALEPRNITHADFEELQHAGFDDVEIQELMAQADLVNMLNTIADVCGIQIDNELLELKA; encoded by the coding sequence ATGGCTTTGAAAAATACAAATACTGAGAATCCAAGTCGTTTTAAAATTGTTGAATACGAGGATGCTAGTCCCAGGGTTCAGGCAATTTACGATGACACAAAAAAATCATTACAACTTCCATTCGTGCTTAACTGGTTTAAATGTCAGGGAAATAATGCGACATTGCTAGAAGGGAACTGGACTAAATTGAAAACCACACTGGTTGAAGGGGAAGTTCCTTCTTTGCTAAAACATTTAATTTTATACAATGTTTCTAGCAAAAAAAAATGTAATTACTGCATTCAAGCGCATGGTGCTTTTGCAGATAGTATGGGTAAGGTATTAAATGATGATGCCAGCTTTAGGGTATCACAAAATATGGACTCGGATATTATTCCGAAGAGTTATAAGACTGCTATAACAATAGTAAGTAAAGCTGCCCTTGAACCTAGAAATATAACGCATGCTGATTTTGAAGAACTGCAACATGCGGGCTTTGATGACGTTGAAATCCAGGAACTTATGGCTCAGGCAGATCTAGTGAACATGCTTAATACAATTGCTGATGTTTGTGGTATTCAGATAGATAATGAATTATTAGAATTAAAAGCCTAA
- a CDS encoding homocysteine S-methyltransferase family protein yields MSKLQDALQKRILILDGAMGTMLQRYKFTEDDFRGLRFKDWLDSVQGNNDLLSLTQPRAIAEIHAKYFDAGADIVETNTFSGTTIAMADYRMEELVYELNYESAKIARRVADEFTAKEPQKPRFVAGAMGPTNKTASMSPDVNDPGYRAITFNELRKAYKQQAEALLDGGVDILLVETIFDTLNAKAALFAIEEIKEERGIDIPVMVSGTITDASGRTLSGQTAEAFLISISHLELLSVGFNCALGAEQLTPYLEVVSNRSECGISAYPNAGLPNAFGEYDQTPQEMADQVKEYLEKGLINIIGGCCGTTPEHIKAIAEVAKNFKPRKIRELSSN; encoded by the coding sequence ATGAGCAAACTACAGGATGCCCTACAAAAGCGGATACTTATACTCGATGGCGCCATGGGTACCATGTTGCAGCGCTATAAATTCACAGAAGATGATTTTAGGGGCCTTCGTTTCAAAGACTGGTTAGATTCCGTTCAGGGCAACAATGATTTATTATCGCTAACACAGCCCAGGGCTATTGCCGAAATTCATGCAAAGTACTTTGATGCTGGCGCAGATATCGTTGAAACCAATACCTTTTCTGGAACAACCATAGCGATGGCAGATTATCGTATGGAGGAGTTGGTATATGAACTTAATTATGAAAGTGCTAAGATCGCACGGCGGGTCGCAGATGAATTTACTGCAAAGGAGCCTCAAAAACCCCGGTTTGTTGCAGGTGCAATGGGACCTACAAATAAAACCGCCAGCATGTCGCCAGATGTAAATGATCCCGGTTACCGTGCCATTACGTTTAATGAACTGCGCAAAGCATACAAGCAACAAGCAGAAGCGCTGCTGGATGGTGGGGTGGATATCTTGCTTGTAGAGACGATATTTGACACCTTAAATGCTAAAGCTGCTCTTTTTGCAATCGAAGAAATAAAAGAAGAGCGCGGTATAGATATACCTGTAATGGTGAGTGGTACCATCACAGACGCTTCTGGCCGAACCTTATCCGGTCAGACTGCAGAGGCTTTTCTGATCTCGATAAGTCATTTGGAATTACTATCAGTAGGATTTAATTGTGCGCTGGGCGCCGAACAGCTCACGCCTTATCTTGAAGTGGTTTCCAATCGCTCCGAATGTGGTATTTCAGCCTATCCCAATGCTGGTTTGCCCAATGCCTTTGGGGAATATGACCAGACCCCACAGGAAATGGCAGACCAGGTAAAAGAATATCTTGAAAAAGGCCTCATTAATATTATAGGGGGCTGTTGTGGCACTACGCCAGAGCACATTAAAGCTATTGCAGAAGTAGCTAAAAATTTTAAGCCAAGAAAGATAAGAGAACTTAGCAGCAACTAA